The stretch of DNA CAGTTCGAGAAGTCGACGCTGGACATGGAGGAGTACGGCCGGACCCAGCGCCGCGACGCGGACGGCGACGGGAGCGAAGACGACCCGACCGAGCCGGCCACCGACGGCGGCGAATCGAACGACGGCTCGGAGCTCCCGAGCGTCGAGGACCCAACCTGCGAGGCCTGTCAGTAATGCCGATCGACTACCTCACCGACGGCGACACGCACGACCCGAACAAGATCCTGCCCATCGACTACGAGTGGGCCCGCGAGTACTACGAGGCGGGCGTCGACAACAACTGGGTGCCCGAGGAGATCCCCATGGGCAACGACGTGACCCAGTGGAACGGCGACGAGCTCAGCGACGCCGAGCGCCGGCTGGTCGAGTGGAACCTCGGCTTCTTCTCGACTGCGGAGTCGCTGACCGCGAACAACATCGTGCTCGCGGTGTACGACCACGTGACGGCGCCGGAGTGTCGGCAGTATCTCCTGCGGCAGGCGTACGAGGAGGCGGTCCACACGGACACGTTCATCTACTGCTGTGACTCGCTGGGGTTCGACCCCGACTACCTCTACGGGATGTACGACCGAATTCCCGCGATCGAGGCCAAAGACGAGTTCGTCGTCGACCTCACGCGGGTCGTCGACGACCCCGAGTTCACGATCGACGACGAGGCCGACGTGCGGGCGTTCCTCCGGGACCTGATCGGCTTCTACGTCATCATGGAGGGGATCTTCTTCTACGCCGGCTTCGCGATGATGCTCGGACTCAAGCGGCAGGGCAAACTGGAGGGGATCGGCCAGCAGTTCGAGTACATCATGCGCGACGAGTCGCTGCACCTCGGCTTCGGGATCGAGCTGATCGACGCGATCCGAGGGGAGACCGACGCGTGGACCGACGAGTTCGAGGCGGAGATTCGGGAGCTGATTCTCGACGCCGTCGAGCTCGAACAGCAGTACGCTCGCGAGGCCTGCCCCGAGGAGATCCTCGGGATGGGGCCGACGCAGTTCGCGGAGTACGTCGAGTACGTCGCCGACCGGCGGCTCACCCAACTCGAGATGGACGAGGCCTACGGCACCGAGAACCCGTTCCCGTGGCTCTCGGAGGCGGCCGACCTCAACCGCGAGAAGAACTTCTTCGAGACGCAGGTGACGGAGTACCGCTCCGGGGGGTCGCTCGAATGGTGAGGCTGATCGACTCCTACACCGAGACCAGCGAGGTAGTGATGCCGGACGCGACCAACAACCTCGGGCGCGCGCTCGGCGGCTGGGTGCTCCACCGCATGGACCTCGGCGGCGTCGTCGCCGCCCGGCGGTTCGCCCGCTCACAGGTCGTCACCGCCAGCATCGAGCGCGTCGACTTCCACGCGCCGATCGACCTCGGCGACATCGCCGTCCTGACCGCCTACGTGTACGACACGGGCGAGACGAGCATGCAGGTGCGCGTCGACGTGACCGCGGAACGCCCGAGCGAGGGCATCGAGCGCGAGACCGCCTCCTCGCATCTCACGTTCGTCGCGATCGACGGCGAGGAGTCGGTCCAGCCCGTCCCGGACCTCGCAGTCGAGACCGACGAGGAACGGCGGCTCCGGGAGGCGGCGATGGACGCGGAGTCGCCACCGGTGCCGTAGGCGGCCACGGACCGACGCTTCGACGTTTTTACCTCGACGATCGATTCAGTCTGCTCGGCAACTCCGGCGGGAGCGGTTACTCGAGGTCCACGCCGGATCAGATTAACACATATATCCGCACCCGTGTCTTCCGCTCCTCTATGAAATTCTGCGACGCGTGCGGGTCGATGATGCGCACGGCGGGCGACACGTGGGTGTGTCGCTCCTGTGAGAACGAGGAGCCGCGGGACTCGCAGGCGGAAGCGGCGATGACGACGCAGAACGAACAGGAGGACGGCGGGGAACCCCCCGTCGTCGACGGAACCACGAACGCCAACGAGACGGTGGAGGAGTCCTGTCCGGCGGACGACTGCGACAGCGACCGGGCCTACTACGAAACACGGCCGAAGCCCGGCGGCTCCTACGAGGTTCGAGTGTTCACCTGCATCGACTGCGGGCACACGTGGCGCGGGTCCTGACGGGGTCGGTTTTCAGAACTGCTCGTGGACGATGTCCAGCGTCTCCTCGCGGTCCTCCCACGCGACGAAGATCGCGACGGAGGTCGCGGAGGTGATCAGGTCGTGGATGTTGATCCCCGCCTCCGCCAGCGGATCGACCAGCGAGCGGATCACGCCCGGCTGGTTCGGGAGCTCGCCGCCGGTCACGCGGATCACGGCGATCTCGTCCTCGACGGTGACCGAGGAGAGCGAGTCGTCCTCGACGACGGCGTCGTGCAGCGTCGCCTCCGCCGCCTCGGCGACCTCGCTTTCGACGTAGTACGTCAGCGAGTCCATTCCGCTGGCGACCGCGTCGATGTTGATACCGGCGTCGCCGAGCTTCTGTGAGACCTCCGCGAGGATCCCCGGCCGGTTCCGGATCGCCCGGCCGGCGACGGTGAGACAGGACAGCGGCGCCTCCTCCATGTCGATCAGGTGCTCGAAGCTCCCCTCGACGCTGGTGCCGCCGGAGAGCAGGTCGCCGTGCTGGTAGTGGACCACTCGAACGCCGAGATCCTCGTCCTTGTAGACCAGCGCGGAGGGGGCGACCACCTCGGCGCCGCGGAACGAGAGGTTCCGGAGCTCGTCGACGGTGATGGAGCCGACGTTGCGCGCGCCCTCGACGACGCGGGGGTCGCCGGTCATGACGCCCTCCACGTCGGTGACGATCACTACCTCGTCGGCGTCGAGATAGTTCCCCAGCATCATCGCGGTGGTGTCCGAGCCCCCGCGGCCCAGCGTCGTCACGTTGCCGTCGGGATCCTCCGCGAGAAAGCCCGTGATGACGGGGACGGTGTCGTCAAGCGTCGCCGCGAGCGCGTCGACCCGCCGTTTGGTCCCCGCGACGTCGATCTCACCGCGGTCGTTGGTGACGACCGGCCAGTCCTTGTCGCCCGGTTCGAGGAACGTCGCGTCGACCCCGCGGGCGCCGAGTGCAGCCTTCAGCATCCGGACCGAGGTGCGTTCGCCCATCGAGACGATCTCGGCGCGGTCCTCGTCGCTGGCGTCGAAGGCGATCTCGTCGAGCAGCTCGTCGGTCTGTGAGCCCATCGCGCTCGCGACGACGGCGATCTCGTGGCCCGCTGCGACGGCGTCGGCGACGGAGTCGGCCGCCCGGTCGACCCGGTCGCCCGAGCCCAGCGAGGTGCCGCCGAACTTCGCGACTACGCGCACCGGCGGACACCCCCGATGTCGTGCGTTCCGTTCATACGCCCGCTTCTCGGACCGTCGGGTTAACGCTGTCTCTCTCGGTGCTTCGACCGGGGTGTGTGACTCCGTTTCGGGGACGTATCCCACGGCTTATCTGTGGGTGTGCCGTACTACCCGTATGAGCGACGATTCATCAGGCCGGAAGAACCTCCGGATGCCAGACGACAACCAAGTGTTCGGTGTCGTCACCGAGCACCTCGGCGGCAACCACGTCCGGGTTCGGTGTGCCGACGGCGAGACGCGGCTCGGGCGCATCCCGGGTCGAATGAAGTACCGCACGTGGATCAACGAGGACGACGTGGTCATCCTCGAACCCTGGGACTGGCAGGACGAGAAGGGGAACATCGAGTGGCGCTACGACGAGCAGGACGCCGAGCAGCTCCGCCGCGAAGGCCACATCGACTGATCTGCGGCTTTCTGTGGTTTCTGCGTTTCGGTGACAGCGCCCGCCGAACCGACTGCTGTTTTCCCGGTGAACTGTTTCACATTCAAGAGGAATTTACGTAAGCTTTTAGCGATCGGTTCTGCCATACCGTGTGGATGCGTAACAGTAGCAGACGAACGTTCCTCAAGGGTACAGCGGGCGTGATCGGCGGCACGGCACTGGCGACGGGCAGCGCTGTCGCGACCGGCGACGGCGAGACCGGACGGTTCCTCATCAATCTCCGGAAGGTCGATCGCAGTGAGATTCCCGACGACGTGGAGATCATCCACGACCTCTCGGCGGCGGACGTACTGGTCGCACGTGGTGACCAGTCCCGCGTCGGCAGCGCGACCGCGACCGCGCCGGACGTGAAGATCGACCGCAGCGATGACGAGGCCGGGGCAGTTGTCGAAGCCGAGGGGCCGGCGGCCGCCGGCGACTCCGCGAGCCACAACCACGACGGAGCCCCGAGTAACACCGAGCTCCAGTGGGACAAGCGCGAACAGGCGGTCGCCGGCGAACTCACCGACAAGCCCGGCGGCGGAAAGTTCGTCCACGACACGGCGACGGGTGAGGGCACCCGCGTCGCGGTCGTCGACTCTGGCGTGTACGACCCCCACCCCGACCTCGAAGATGTGGTCAACACGGAGCTCTCGATCAACATTACCGGCGACGGTCGGGGCGACGACGGAACAGCCCACCGCCCCAACGGCGCGGGCAACCACGGCACCCACGTCGCGGGCACGATCGCCGCGACCAACGACAACGACGGTCCAGCCGGCGGCGTGCTCGGGACGGCGCCGGACACCGAGATCGTGGCGGTCCGGATGTTCTCCGGGAAAGAGGGGTTCGCGGGCGACGGCCTCGCCGGCTGGGAGTACGCCGCAGCGATCGGCTGTGACGCGATCAACTACAGCGTCGGCTACACGGTCTCCGACACCGTCGAGTACCCGGGCCTGATCGCGCTGGAGCAGATCATCAGTCAGGTCGCGGCGTACGTCCGCTCACAGGGCACCGTGATCGTCAACTCCGCCGGCAACGGTTCGCTGGACATGGACGCCGAGAACACGCTCAGCCTCCCGACGGAGGCCGACGGCGTGTTCGGCGTGAGCGCGACCGGTCCCCTCGGCTACGGCTGGGGCGGCAAGCACAGCGACAACGAGGCCAAGTGGCTCACCGGCAACCGCCTCGACGAGCCGACGACCGACCCCGCGCCGTACACGAACTACGGCTCGGCCGTCGACGTGAGCGCGGGCGGCGGGAACTACGATCTGGAGGCTATCGTCGGCGGCAACGACGCCGCGTACAACGATCTCGTCTACTCCACGATCAACACCACCGGCCCGGATGGCGAGCAGACCGCGTCCTACGGCTGGAAGGCCGGCACCTCGATGGCGGCCCCGCAGGTCGCGGGCGCCGTCGCACTCGTCCGCTCGCTCCAGCCGGACGCCAGCGTCGAGGAAGTCGAGTCGCTGATCCAGGAGACGGCGTCGATGCCCGACGAGGGCGAGACGTACCACGGCGCCGGCCACCTCGATCTGGAGGCGCTCGTCGACGCCGCGAGCGGCACGGGCGCGTAACGCCGCTGCCCACCAGTTTCGGTCAGCAACCGTTCCGCGATCACGTTTTTTCGGCCTGTTCCCACCGCGAGCCTTGCAGCTGTGGCCGTCAGATTCTTGTGTGTTACTCTCTAACGTGCAACTGAACCCCGTTGAGGCGGGTTCCGACGGAAACTACCGTCGTAGCGGACGGGAGGCGTACCGGCGACCGACTGATTAGACCCAGCGACGCCGAGCACGCACGTCGACGCGGCCGGGCGGTCGGTGTTGGCCGCCCGGCGCGACTCACTCGATGGTATACACCCTTTTGAGCCTCCGCCGTCTATCTCCCGTGTGAACGTCGTTCCCGACACCAGCGTCGTCGTCGACGGCCGCGTCTCCGAGCGCGTCGCCGACGGGCGCTACGAGGGTGTCACCGTCTACGTCCCCGAAGCCGTCGTCGGCGAGCTCGAAGCCCAGGCCAACGCGGGGTACGACCCCGGCTGGAAGGGGCTGGAGGAGCTCCAGCGGCTCGCCGACTACGCCGACGAGGGGGAGATCGAAGTCGAGTACGTCGGCCGACGACCCAACGCCGCGGAAACCGAGGGCGCCGGTGAGGGCGACATCGACGCGCTGATCCGCGACATCGCCGCCCAGCAGGCCGCGACGCTGCTGACCAGCGACGGCGTGCAGGCCGAGGTCGCCCGCGCGAAGGGGCTCGACGTGGACTACGTCGAGCCCGTCGTCGACACCGACGCCGCCGAGCCCGAGAGCGAGGGGCTGGCCATCGAGCAGTTCTTCACCGAGGACACGATGAGCCTCCACCTCCGCTCGGACACGCGACCCAAGGCGAAGCGGGGCGACATCGGCGAGATGCGCTACGAGCACATCGGCGACGAGCCCACCAGCGACGAGCAGATGGAGGAGTGGGCGACCGAAGTGATCGAGACCGCCCGCGCCTCCTCGGATGGGTTCATCGAGCTCAGCGAGGAGGGGATGGACATCGTCCAGTACCGCGACTACCGGATCGCGGTCGCCCGCCCGCCCTTCGCGGACGCGATCGAGATCACGGCCGTCCGGCCGGTCGCGAAGACCACGATCGAGGACTACGCGATGGCCGACGAGCTCAAGGACCGCTTCACCGAGCGCCAGCGCGGCGTGCTCATCTCGGGCTCGCCCGGCGCCGGGAAGTCCACGTTCGCACAGGCGGTCGCGGAGTATCTCAACGACAACGACTTCGCGGTCAAGACGATGGAGAAACCCCGGGACCTGCAGGTCGGCCCCGAGATCACCCAGTACACCGAGCTCGGCGGCTCGATGGAGAACACCGCCGACTCGCTGCTGATGGTCCGGCCGGACTACACCGTCTACGACGAGGTCCGGAAGTCCAGCGACTTCGAGACGTTCGCGGACATGCGGCTCGCGGGCGTCGGCATGATCGGCGTCGTCCACGCGACCCGCGCGATCGACGCGCTCCAGCGGCTCGTCGGCCGCGTCGAGCTCGGGATGATCCCGCAAGTCGTCGACACCGTCGTC from Halolamina sediminis encodes:
- a CDS encoding ribonucleotide-diphosphate reductase subunit beta; this translates as MPIDYLTDGDTHDPNKILPIDYEWAREYYEAGVDNNWVPEEIPMGNDVTQWNGDELSDAERRLVEWNLGFFSTAESLTANNIVLAVYDHVTAPECRQYLLRQAYEEAVHTDTFIYCCDSLGFDPDYLYGMYDRIPAIEAKDEFVVDLTRVVDDPEFTIDDEADVRAFLRDLIGFYVIMEGIFFYAGFAMMLGLKRQGKLEGIGQQFEYIMRDESLHLGFGIELIDAIRGETDAWTDEFEAEIRELILDAVELEQQYAREACPEEILGMGPTQFAEYVEYVADRRLTQLEMDEAYGTENPFPWLSEAADLNREKNFFETQVTEYRSGGSLEW
- a CDS encoding acyl-CoA thioesterase — encoded protein: MVRLIDSYTETSEVVMPDATNNLGRALGGWVLHRMDLGGVVAARRFARSQVVTASIERVDFHAPIDLGDIAVLTAYVYDTGETSMQVRVDVTAERPSEGIERETASSHLTFVAIDGEESVQPVPDLAVETDEERRLREAAMDAESPPVP
- a CDS encoding RPA12/RPB9/RPC11 RNA polymerase family protein translates to MKFCDACGSMMRTAGDTWVCRSCENEEPRDSQAEAAMTTQNEQEDGGEPPVVDGTTNANETVEESCPADDCDSDRAYYETRPKPGGSYEVRVFTCIDCGHTWRGS
- a CDS encoding aspartate kinase, whose protein sequence is MRVVAKFGGTSLGSGDRVDRAADSVADAVAAGHEIAVVASAMGSQTDELLDEIAFDASDEDRAEIVSMGERTSVRMLKAALGARGVDATFLEPGDKDWPVVTNDRGEIDVAGTKRRVDALAATLDDTVPVITGFLAEDPDGNVTTLGRGGSDTTAMMLGNYLDADEVVIVTDVEGVMTGDPRVVEGARNVGSITVDELRNLSFRGAEVVAPSALVYKDEDLGVRVVHYQHGDLLSGGTSVEGSFEHLIDMEEAPLSCLTVAGRAIRNRPGILAEVSQKLGDAGINIDAVASGMDSLTYYVESEVAEAAEATLHDAVVEDDSLSSVTVEDEIAVIRVTGGELPNQPGVIRSLVDPLAEAGINIHDLITSATSVAIFVAWEDREETLDIVHEQF
- a CDS encoding translation initiation factor eIF-1A — encoded protein: MSDDSSGRKNLRMPDDNQVFGVVTEHLGGNHVRVRCADGETRLGRIPGRMKYRTWINEDDVVILEPWDWQDEKGNIEWRYDEQDAEQLRREGHID
- a CDS encoding S8 family peptidase; the protein is MRNSSRRTFLKGTAGVIGGTALATGSAVATGDGETGRFLINLRKVDRSEIPDDVEIIHDLSAADVLVARGDQSRVGSATATAPDVKIDRSDDEAGAVVEAEGPAAAGDSASHNHDGAPSNTELQWDKREQAVAGELTDKPGGGKFVHDTATGEGTRVAVVDSGVYDPHPDLEDVVNTELSINITGDGRGDDGTAHRPNGAGNHGTHVAGTIAATNDNDGPAGGVLGTAPDTEIVAVRMFSGKEGFAGDGLAGWEYAAAIGCDAINYSVGYTVSDTVEYPGLIALEQIISQVAAYVRSQGTVIVNSAGNGSLDMDAENTLSLPTEADGVFGVSATGPLGYGWGGKHSDNEAKWLTGNRLDEPTTDPAPYTNYGSAVDVSAGGGNYDLEAIVGGNDAAYNDLVYSTINTTGPDGEQTASYGWKAGTSMAAPQVAGAVALVRSLQPDASVEEVESLIQETASMPDEGETYHGAGHLDLEALVDAASGTGA
- a CDS encoding PINc/VapC family ATPase; amino-acid sequence: MNVVPDTSVVVDGRVSERVADGRYEGVTVYVPEAVVGELEAQANAGYDPGWKGLEELQRLADYADEGEIEVEYVGRRPNAAETEGAGEGDIDALIRDIAAQQAATLLTSDGVQAEVARAKGLDVDYVEPVVDTDAAEPESEGLAIEQFFTEDTMSLHLRSDTRPKAKRGDIGEMRYEHIGDEPTSDEQMEEWATEVIETARASSDGFIELSEEGMDIVQYRDYRIAVARPPFADAIEITAVRPVAKTTIEDYAMADELKDRFTERQRGVLISGSPGAGKSTFAQAVAEYLNDNDFAVKTMEKPRDLQVGPEITQYTELGGSMENTADSLLMVRPDYTVYDEVRKSSDFETFADMRLAGVGMIGVVHATRAIDALQRLVGRVELGMIPQVVDTVVYIEAGQIHTVFDVETEVKVPAGLTAEDLARPVIMVSDTETGEPKYEIYTFNRQVVTVPLDDEGEETSGVNQIAKQEIEREIHSVARGHVEVELQGQDRAVVYVEEDDISYVIGKGGGRISEIEDRLGIDIDVRTHEENPAPATANGGTESVGSPQGEVVEPEITARHVVLRLDEHVGETVEVRADGDYLFTATVGRGGDVQVSRGSAIAEELEDAIDRKQQITVVPA